Proteins co-encoded in one Pararge aegeria chromosome 19, ilParAegt1.1, whole genome shotgun sequence genomic window:
- the LOC120632102 gene encoding transmembrane emp24 domain-containing protein 1-like, with translation MYPLIICMCILFVSDKCAAQIFYETDLNFRVDAGTRTCFFEKGETGQTMELYYQVLDGQHGDLDISVDVTDPTGAALLSDYKQTQNSIIMELEHSGDYVFCLDNTYSIMNSKLVFVYVVIEHRISDNAEDPVVSTVDEEGKEHEEVLEWIGEDKEGNNYTIAVAVIIESIKRMLSHVVHARHMLDLYAASKSRDSYLAIEDTFIVDVWSCFQIVFMICVGIIQVYMIKKLFDSPSSIEKY, from the coding sequence ATGTATCCTTTAATTATATGcatgtgtatattattcgtgAGCGATAAATGTGCGGCGCAAATATTCTACGAAACCGATTTGAACTTCCGAGTGGACGCGGGTACTAGGACATGTTTTTTCGAGAAGGGTGAAACGGGCCAAACTATGGAGTTGTATTACCAAGTGCTGGACGGCCAGCACGGTGACTTGGACATATCGGTCGACGTAACAGATCCCACAGGGGCGGCACTGCTCTCCGAttacaaacaaactcaaaactCGATTATAATGGAACTAGAACACAGCGGCGACTACGTGTTTTGCTTGGACAACACATACAGCATAATGAACTCTAAACTTGTGTTTGTTTACGTAGTTATAGAGCACAGGATATCAGATAACGCTGAAGACCCGGTAGTGAGTACAGTGGACGAGGAAGGAAAAGAGCACGAAGAAGTTCTTGAATGGATAGGTGAGGATAAAGAAGGAAACAACTATACTATAGCGGTAGCTGTTATAATAGAGTCGATAAAGCGCATGTTAAGCCACGTGGTTCACGCCCGCCATATGCTCGACCTGTATGCCGCTAGCAAGTCAAGAGACAGCTACTTGGCGATAGAAGATACGTTCATAGTGGATGTGTGGTCTTGTTTTCAGATTGTATTCATGATTTGTGTAGGAATAATACAGGTGTATATGATAAAGAAGTTATTTGATTCGCCTTCTTCTATTGAGAAGTATTAA